A genomic window from Pecten maximus chromosome 2, xPecMax1.1, whole genome shotgun sequence includes:
- the LOC117320916 gene encoding U6 snRNA-associated Sm-like protein LSm2, translating into MLFYSFFKSLVGKDVVVELKNDLSICGTLHSVDQFLNIKLTDISVTDPDKYPHMLSVKNCFIRGSVVRYVQLPADECDTQLLQDAARKEAVQNRQR; encoded by the exons TTATTCTActcattttttaaatctttaGTGGGAAAGGATGTGGTAGTGGAACTGAAAAATGACCTCAG TATATGTGGTACTCTCCATTCTGTGGATCAGTTCTTGAACATCAAACTGACAGACATCTCAGTTACAGACCCAGACAAATACCCACACATG ttaTCTGTGAAGAACTGCTTCATCAGAGGATCAGTAGTGAGGTACGTCCAGCTGCCAGCAGATGAATGTGACACACAACTTTTACAGGATGCTGCCAGGAAAGAAGCTGTACAGAACCGGCAACGGTGA